The Antennarius striatus isolate MH-2024 chromosome 23, ASM4005453v1, whole genome shotgun sequence genome has a segment encoding these proteins:
- the kcnip4a gene encoding Kv channel-interacting protein 4 isoform X3, producing the protein MLSAIWETEGLQTVGIVVLVFASIKLLHLLGLISFSEDSVEDELELSAVRHRPEGLEQLEAQTRFSRKELQILYRGFKNECPSGVVNEETFKDIYSQFFPQGDASTYAHFLFNAFDNDHNGSVSFEDFVMGLSILLRGTIQEKLNWAFNLYDINKDGYITKEEMLDIMKAIYDMMGKCTYPVLKEETPRQHVEVFFQKMDKNKDGVVTIDEFIDCCQNDENIMRSMHLFENVL; encoded by the exons ATGCTGAGTGCGATCTGGGAGACAGAGGGGCTGCAGACGGTCGGCATCGTGGTCTTGGTCTTCGCCTCCATCAAGCTGCTGCATCTCCTGGGGCTGATCAGCTTCTCCGAGG ACAGCGTTGAAGATGAGCTGGAACTCTCCGCCGTCCGCCATCGCCCGGAGGGCCTGGAGCAGCTGGAAGCCCAGACGCGTTTCTCACGCAAGGAGCTGCAGATTCTTTACCGCGGCTTCAAAAAC GAATGCCCCAGCGGAGTCGTCAACGAAGAGACTTTTAAAGACATCTACTCGCAGTTCTTCCCTCAAGGAG ACGCCTCAACTTATGCACACTTCCTGTTCAATGCATTCGACAACGATCACAACGGCTCTGTGAGTTTCGAG GATTTCGTGATGGgtctctccatcctcctgcgGGGAACGATCCAGGAGAAACTCAACTGGGCGTTCAACCTGTACGACATCAACAAAGACGGATACATCACTAAAGAG GAAATGCTCGACATCATGAAGGCCATCTACGACATGATGGGCAAATGCACGTACCCCGTCCTCAAAGAGGAGACACCTCGGCAACACGTAGAAGTCTTCTTCCAG AAGATGGATAAGAACAAAGACGGAGTGGTAACCATAGACGAGTTCATCGACTGTTGCCAAAAT GATGAAAACATCATGAGATCAATGCACCTCTTTGAAAACGTTCTTTAA
- the kcnip4a gene encoding Kv channel-interacting protein 4 isoform X1 yields MLSAIWETEGLQTVGIVVLVFASIKLLHLLGLISFSEDSVEDELELSAVRHRPEGLEQLEAQTRFSRKELQILYRGFKNECPSGVVNEETFKDIYSQFFPQGDASTYAHFLFNAFDNDHNGSVSFEDFVMGLSILLRGTIQEKLNWAFNLYDINKDGYITKEEMLDIMKAIYDMMGKCTYPVLKEETPRQHVEVFFQKMDKNKDGVVTIDEFIDCCQNVSRISRHLLQCRWRSVLYPHYTVVCLHAG; encoded by the exons ATGCTGAGTGCGATCTGGGAGACAGAGGGGCTGCAGACGGTCGGCATCGTGGTCTTGGTCTTCGCCTCCATCAAGCTGCTGCATCTCCTGGGGCTGATCAGCTTCTCCGAGG ACAGCGTTGAAGATGAGCTGGAACTCTCCGCCGTCCGCCATCGCCCGGAGGGCCTGGAGCAGCTGGAAGCCCAGACGCGTTTCTCACGCAAGGAGCTGCAGATTCTTTACCGCGGCTTCAAAAAC GAATGCCCCAGCGGAGTCGTCAACGAAGAGACTTTTAAAGACATCTACTCGCAGTTCTTCCCTCAAGGAG ACGCCTCAACTTATGCACACTTCCTGTTCAATGCATTCGACAACGATCACAACGGCTCTGTGAGTTTCGAG GATTTCGTGATGGgtctctccatcctcctgcgGGGAACGATCCAGGAGAAACTCAACTGGGCGTTCAACCTGTACGACATCAACAAAGACGGATACATCACTAAAGAG GAAATGCTCGACATCATGAAGGCCATCTACGACATGATGGGCAAATGCACGTACCCCGTCCTCAAAGAGGAGACACCTCGGCAACACGTAGAAGTCTTCTTCCAG AAGATGGATAAGAACAAAGACGGAGTGGTAACCATAGACGAGTTCATCGACTGTTGCCAAAATGTAAGCCGGATATCCCGACATCTTCTCCAGTGCCGTTGGCGCTCTGTGCTTTACCCTCATTacactgttgtgtgtttgcacgCAGGATGA